GAGGTTAAAACATGGAGGCCGCATCCACTCACACATTTTGTCTCTTTATATAAGGGAGGGGAGGTAGCTGCTGAGACGTCGCGTGATTTCCAGCTTTTGCGGATACGGATTCGTATGCACCCAAAAATAATGAAGTCTAGTCACCCCAGAGCAAACAAAAAACAGAACGTAATCGGCTAATCAGCGCGCAAATATACGCGCTTGGGTAGTCAGGGTTTTTCCCATGCCTCAATCAGCCCTACTATGGCTTTTGCTTTTGGGGTTTCGCTCAAGCGGTACATGTGCACTCGCCCATACACCCGCTCTTCGAGGACGCCTTCGCCTGTGAGGATTTTTAGGTGCTCTGCTGTTGCGGTATAATTCATTTTTATCCGCCGCGCCACATCGCTGACGTTTAATTGCCCCAGTTGGTAGATTAGTTTTAGAATTTTCATACGAGGCTTAGATGAGAGGACTTCTTCGAGTTCCACTATGTATCTCTCTCCATCTGCGCTAAACTGTCGCTTAGTTGCCGCTCCAGCTCCACCGCTGGAATCGTCGGCAGCGAAACCCGCGTCGTGCGCCCCCGCGTCTCCGCCGAAGCAACCTCAGTTCTCAGCACACCTAACTTGGTCAGGTACTGTGCATAGTTCCAAAGCTGCGTGTGGCTGTTGGCAGTTTCGCCGTATTCCTCGCAGAGCACCGCGTAGGTTTTCTCGATTTCCGTGAGTGCTGCGTAGACTTCTTCGTTTTCTTTAAAGTACCGCGCCACAGCCAACAAAAAGAGGCGTTCATGCAAACCCAACGATGCAAGTTCGCTGCGCCGCAAACTCGGCACAATACTGGAAATCGCCAAGCGTACACATTCAGGCTCCAATGCTCCCGCGTTCTCTGCATCCGCATACTTCCCCGCCCGCCAAAGTAACTCGATACCGAAACGTGCGTTTCCCGTTTCAGAATAAGCCAACTCGGCAACCAAATCCACCACGTCCTCGCTGACCGCGCCCAACTCAAAAGCCAACGCTACACGATCGTTTAAGATGTCTTTTAACTCGGGTTTGCCGTAACGTGTCAGGCTGATGATGCTGCGCTGCAGGGTGCTTTTGGCGCTTTCGTCAAGTTGCGCTGTGGCATCGAGGTTACGCATTATGAAGATGAATGAGAGCCGCTGCGGTTTACCCTGCCTCATCTCCTGCAGGCGGGTCAACTTGTAAACGGCGTCGGAGCCCTCTTTTTCGATGAGACTGTCGAATTCGTCGAGCGCCAAAATCAAAGTAGCTTCCTCCTCATCGAGCACCTGCATCAACGCCGCGAGCACTTCTTCGGCGCCGTAACCCCGCGCAGGATAATTCGGACGAAACGCCACAACCGCCCGATGCAGAATCGGTTGAAGACTCCCGCGGAACTCTCGGCAGTTCACGTGTACGTAGCGGAATTTGATGCGGCGTTTGTTGGCTTCGGAAGTCATGTTTGAGCCGAAGTGCTGAGCAAGCGCAGTTTTCCCAGTACCAACATCGCCAGTTAAAATCACGCGTTGTGCCATCCGTTCTGGGCAGCGTAGAATGAAGCTGAAGAATTCAAAGAGGAGGCGTTGTTCTTTTTCGCGGTGCGGCAGCTTCTGTGGTATGTAGTTTATGTCCAGTTTGGATTCGTCTTTGAATACGCTTTGGTGCGCCACAGGTTTTTCCTCTGGCAAGGTGTATTGGTTTGGAGCAATATTATGTTTTCAGTCCCCAAGAATGCATTCGATATTTGGGATATAGATAGGTAAAGTTTAGTTTGTAAACAAAAGGCTAATAAATGAATTCTCCAATCCATATTTTCCGACACCAAAATGATACCGAAATACTTCTTTTTCACAAAAGGAGTTGGCAAACACAAAGAACAACTCCAATCTTTTGAATTAGCACTCCGAGACGCAGGCATCCAAATGTGCAACCTAGTCAGCGTATCCAGCATCGTCCCACCAGGCTGCAAACTCGTCAGCCGCGAAAAAGGTCTCAAAATGATCCACCCAGGCGAAATCACCTTCGTAGTCATCGCGCGCAACGCAACCAACGAACCCCACCGCCTCGTCGCATCCAGCGTTGGCGTCGCCATTCCCTCTGGCAAAAACCAGTACGGATACCTCAGCGAGCACCACAGCTTCGGCCAAACAGACGAAACCGCAGGCGACTACGCCGAAGACCTCGCAGCAACCATGCTCGCCACAACCATGGG
The window above is part of the Candidatus Bathyarchaeota archaeon genome. Proteins encoded here:
- a CDS encoding winged helix-turn-helix domain-containing protein, which codes for MELEEVLSSKPRMKILKLIYQLGQLNVSDVARRIKMNYTATAEHLKILTGEGVLEERVYGRVHMYRLSETPKAKAIVGLIEAWEKP
- a CDS encoding ORC1-type DNA replication protein, whose product is MAHQSVFKDESKLDINYIPQKLPHREKEQRLLFEFFSFILRCPERMAQRVILTGDVGTGKTALAQHFGSNMTSEANKRRIKFRYVHVNCREFRGSLQPILHRAVVAFRPNYPARGYGAEEVLAALMQVLDEEEATLILALDEFDSLIEKEGSDAVYKLTRLQEMRQGKPQRLSFIFIMRNLDATAQLDESAKSTLQRSIISLTRYGKPELKDILNDRVALAFELGAVSEDVVDLVAELAYSETGNARFGIELLWRAGKYADAENAGALEPECVRLAISSIVPSLRRSELASLGLHERLFLLAVARYFKENEEVYAALTEIEKTYAVLCEEYGETANSHTQLWNYAQYLTKLGVLRTEVASAETRGRTTRVSLPTIPAVELERQLSDSLAQMERDT
- a CDS encoding arginine decarboxylase, pyruvoyl-dependent; translation: MIPKYFFFTKGVGKHKEQLQSFELALRDAGIQMCNLVSVSSIVPPGCKLVSREKGLKMIHPGEITFVVIARNATNEPHRLVASSVGVAIPSGKNQYGYLSEHHSFGQTDETAGDYAEDLAATMLATTMGIQFDPETAWDERKKIFKTTGLIIKTDNTTQSAAGDKNGLWTTTVAAAVLVPAENGDNVKE